Proteins encoded together in one Ipomoea triloba cultivar NCNSP0323 chromosome 4, ASM357664v1 window:
- the LOC116016252 gene encoding receptor-like serine/threonine-protein kinase At2g45590, with amino-acid sequence MPPDFPYPPPIPFFPAATPPPSTPHRSHSPFLPSIVAASLALALFLLFAFIYRKISRKRTVPTDLKSPLPPHQFSYSALRRATNAFSASKRLGQGGFGSVYKGVLPSGQEIAVKLMEASGSLQGEREFQNELSIASKIDATCCPHVVSILGFSDDRRRRLILVYEYMHNGSLQDALMDRKCPELMLWGKRFSILVSVAKGIEYLHYSCDPPIVHGDIKPSNVLLDYNFEAKIADFGLAQALSKDDEGGEKKQGFGNVEENGSIVEGNETVMREEVVVNVDQSPPESCCIKVLDGEVGVVSPVGETPPSEGFEKASLSEGVFDGVSMDSGISKGVERRASESGRDWWWKQDNVNGGSESGRIKDYVMEWIGSEIKKERPKKDWIASTSAVEDGTKVEQKKHKKKLEWWASLDEEKIRKQRKNRKPREWWKEEFCEELTKKKKRAVNNGDNGGEMWWQRDEEVVPERKRRRSRGSRSSIDWWLDSFSGEFRIRRRSSQDFASGDVPKSGGVTSTPSMRGTVCYIAPEYGGGGQLSQKCDVYSFGVLLLVLVSGRRPLQVTASPMSEFERANLVSWARHLAHSGKLLDLVDPNIQSLDQEQALLCITIALLCLQRSPNKRPTMKEIVGMLCGESEPPPLPFEFSPSPPSNFPFKSRRKPR; translated from the coding sequence ATGCCACCGGATTTCCCATATCCGCCTCCTATTCCCTTCTTCCCCGCCGCCACTCCGCCGCCTTCCACCCCCCACCGCTCTCACTCCCCCTTCCTACCCTCCATCGTCGCCGCATCTTTAGCCTTGGCGTTGTTCTTGCTCTTCGCCTTCATTTACCGCAAAATATCGCGCAAGAGAACGGTTCCTACAGATCTGAAGTCTCCCCTGCCCCCGCATCAGTTCTCCTATTCCGCTCTCCGCCGCGCCACGAATGCGTTTTCTGCTTCGAAGCGTCTTGGCCAGGGAGGGTTCGGGTCTGTCTACAAAGGAGTGCTCCCCTCGGGGCAGGAAATCGCCGTGAAGCTCATGGAAGCTTCTGGGTCTCTCCAGGGCGAGAGGGAGTTCCAGAACGAGCTCTCTATTGCTTCTAAGATAGATGCCACGTGCTGCCCTCACGTGGTGTCTATACTAGGGTTCTCAGACGACCGGAGGAGAAGGTTAATTCTTGTTTATGAGTATATGCATAATGGGAGCTTACAGGACGCTTTGATGGATCGAAAGTGCCCCGAGCTAATGCTGTGGGGGAAAAggttttcaattttagtttctGTAGCAAAAGGCATCGAGTATCTTCACTACTCGTGTGATCCCCCGATAGTGCACGGGGATATTAAGCCCTCAAATGTGTTGTTGGATTACAACTTTGAGGCTAAAATTGCAGATTTTGGGTTAGCACAAGCCTTGAGTAAAGATGATGAAGGGGGAGAGAAAAAACAAGGGTTTGGGAATGTGGAGGAGAATGGGTCAATTGTTGAGGGGAATGAGACTGTGATGAGAGAGGAAGTAGTGGTGAATGTGGATCAATCCCCCCCAGAGAGCTGTTGTATCAAGGTTCTTGATGGGGAGGTGGGAGTGGTGTCACCAGTAGGCGAAACTCCTCCATCTGAGGGGTTTGAAAAGGCTAGCCTTTCGGAGGGGGTTTTCGATGGGGTTAGCATGGATAGCGGGATTTCGAAAGGAGTTGAGAGGAGAGCTAGTGAATCGGGACGGGATTGGTGGTGGAAACAAGACAATGTGAATGGTGGTTCCGAGTCTGGGAGGATTAAGGACTATGTAATGGAGTGGATTGGTAGTgaaataaagaaagagagaCCCAAGAAGGATTGGATTGCGAGCACTAGTGCAGTGGAGGATGGTACTAAAGTGGAGCAAAAGAAGCACAAGAAGAAGCTGGAATGGTGGGCATCTCTGGATGAGGAGAAAATTAGGAAGCAAAGAAAGAACCGGAAGCCAAGGGAATGGTGGAAGGAGGAGTTCTGCGAGGAgttaacaaagaaaaagaagagggCAGTTAATAATGGTGATAATGGGGGAGAAATGTGGTGGCAAAGGGATGAGGAGGTGGTGCCtgagaggaagaggaggaggagcaggGGAAGTAGGAGCAGCATTGATTGGTGGCTAGATAGTTTTAGTGGGGAGTTCCGAATTCGGCGCAGAAGTAGCCAAGATTTTGCCAGTGGAGATGTCCCCAAGAGTGGTGGTGTGACTAGTACCCCAAGTATGAGAGGAACTGTTTGCTACATTGCACCTGAATATGGAGGTGGAGGGCAGCTTTCTCAGAAGTGTGATGTATACAGTTTTGGTGTTCTATTACTAGTTTTAGTTTCAGGGCGAAGGCCACTTCAAGTAACCGCCTCTCCCATGTCAGAATTTGAGAGGGCAAATCTTGTGTCATGGGCTCGCCATCTTGCTCATAGTGGCAAGCTCTTGGATCTCGTCGATCCCAACATACAGTCTTTGGATCAAGAACAGGCATTGCTTTGCATCACAATTGCACTCCTCTGTTTACAGAGATCCCCCAATAAACGCCCTACCATGAAAGAGATAGTAGGGATGCTTTGTGGCGAGTCTGAGCCACCACCCTTGCCATTTGAATTTTCCCCATCACCACCATCAAATTTCCCTTTCAAGTCCCGGAGAAAGCCCCGGTGA